A part of Saccharomonospora amisosensis genomic DNA contains:
- the smpB gene encoding SsrA-binding protein SmpB: MPKELGRKVIASNRRARHDYTIIDTYEAGVVLMGTEVKSLREGKASLVDSFATVDDGEIFLRGLHIPEYAQGTWTNHAPRRTRKLLLHRGEIEKLIGKTKESGLSLVPLSLYFKDGKVKVELALAKGRKAYDKRQAIAKRDAQREIARTMGRAAKGKYRG; this comes from the coding sequence ATGCCGAAGGAACTTGGCCGGAAGGTGATCGCGTCGAATCGTCGTGCCCGGCACGACTACACGATCATCGATACCTATGAGGCGGGCGTGGTGCTCATGGGTACGGAGGTCAAGAGCCTGAGGGAGGGCAAGGCGTCACTGGTCGACTCCTTCGCCACGGTCGATGACGGCGAGATCTTCCTGCGCGGGCTGCACATTCCCGAGTACGCACAGGGCACGTGGACCAATCACGCGCCGAGGCGCACCAGGAAGCTGCTGCTGCACCGCGGGGAGATCGAGAAGCTGATCGGCAAGACGAAGGAGAGCGGGCTGAGCCTGGTGCCGCTTTCGCTGTACTTCAAGGACGGCAAGGTCAAGGTGGAGCTGGCGTTGGCCAAGGGCCGCAAGGCCTACGACAAGCGCCAGGCCATCGCCAAGCGGGACGCGCAGCGAGAGATCGCTCGAACGATGGGGCGGGCCGCCAAGGGGAAGTACCGCGGGTGA
- the ftsX gene encoding permease-like cell division protein FtsX — MRASFVFSEVITGLRRNVTMTIAMILTTAISLGMLGGGLLFVRTIDKMKVSYLDDVEVTVYLTEDISAGDKQCSADPCASLRQSLETNQAVESVVYENRDEAYERFKRIFEGQPELVELARPEALPASLHVKLFDPQRSDVVVQEYNGQPGVAKVDDQNKFLDRFFSLLNAGRNGTFIVALIAALAAVLLIANTIQVSAYTRRTEVGIMRLVGATRWYTQLPFLLEAVVAGVLGALIGVTGLVTLKYLVLDKILAATGGAIPKIELIDVLFPVAPILIGVSVLISAFTGYITLRLYVRH; from the coding sequence ATGCGCGCCAGCTTCGTGTTCAGCGAGGTCATCACCGGTCTTCGCCGGAACGTGACGATGACCATCGCCATGATCCTCACTACCGCCATCTCGCTCGGCATGCTCGGCGGTGGCCTGCTGTTCGTCCGCACGATCGACAAGATGAAGGTGAGCTACCTCGACGACGTCGAGGTCACCGTCTATCTCACCGAGGACATCAGCGCAGGCGACAAGCAGTGCTCCGCCGACCCATGCGCGTCGCTACGACAGTCGCTGGAGACCAACCAGGCCGTAGAGTCGGTCGTTTACGAGAACCGTGACGAGGCGTACGAGCGGTTCAAGCGCATCTTCGAGGGCCAGCCCGAACTGGTCGAGCTGGCGAGGCCGGAAGCGCTGCCTGCCTCGTTGCACGTCAAGCTGTTCGATCCGCAGCGTAGTGACGTGGTGGTGCAGGAGTACAACGGTCAGCCCGGCGTGGCCAAGGTCGACGACCAGAACAAGTTCCTCGATCGCTTCTTCAGCCTGCTCAACGCGGGCCGGAACGGCACGTTCATCGTGGCTCTCATCGCGGCACTGGCGGCGGTGCTGTTGATCGCCAACACGATCCAGGTGTCCGCCTACACCAGGCGTACCGAGGTGGGGATCATGCGCCTGGTCGGCGCCACCCGCTGGTATACCCAGTTGCCCTTCCTGCTGGAGGCGGTGGTCGCGGGCGTACTGGGCGCGTTGATCGGGGTGACCGGCCTCGTCACGCTGAAGTACCTGGTGCTGGACAAGATCCTCGCGGCAACGGGAGGGGCGATCCCGAAGATAGAACTGATCGACGTCCTGTTCCCGGTGGCTCCGATCCTGATCGGCGTATCGGTACTGATCTCGGCGTTCACTGGCTACATAACGCTGCGGCTCTACGTTCGCCACTAG
- the ftsE gene encoding cell division ATP-binding protein FtsE, which translates to MIRLDSVSKVYKTSSRPALDGVSVDVDKGEFVFLIGPSGSGKSTFLRLLLREEVPSRGRVMVSNFDVAKMPRRKIPRLRQTIGCVFQDFRLLTNKTVAENVAFALEVIGKPKRTIAKVVPEVLELVGLEGKSDRMPNELSGGEQQRVAIARAFVNRPLVLLADEPTGNLDPDTSQDIMLLLERINRTGTTVLMATHDHSIVDSMRRRVVELDFGRVIRDDRRGVYGVGR; encoded by the coding sequence GTGATCCGGCTCGATAGCGTTTCCAAGGTCTACAAGACCTCCTCGCGCCCCGCATTGGACGGCGTGTCGGTCGACGTGGACAAGGGTGAGTTCGTCTTCCTCATCGGCCCCTCCGGCTCAGGGAAGTCGACGTTCCTCCGGCTGCTTCTGCGGGAGGAGGTGCCCAGCAGAGGTCGGGTGATGGTGTCGAACTTCGACGTGGCCAAGATGCCTCGGCGCAAGATCCCCCGCTTGCGCCAGACGATCGGCTGCGTGTTCCAGGACTTCCGGCTGCTCACGAACAAGACCGTCGCCGAGAACGTGGCGTTCGCGCTCGAGGTCATCGGCAAGCCGAAGCGGACCATCGCCAAGGTGGTGCCCGAGGTGCTGGAACTGGTGGGCCTCGAAGGCAAGTCCGATCGCATGCCCAACGAGCTCTCCGGTGGAGAGCAGCAGCGGGTGGCGATCGCGCGAGCCTTCGTGAACCGGCCGCTGGTGTTGCTGGCCGACGAGCCCACCGGGAACCTCGACCCCGACACCAGCCAGGACATCATGCTGCTGCTCGAGCGCATCAACCGCACGGGCACCACGGTGTTGATGGCCACGCACGACCACTCCATCGTCGACTCAATGCGTCGCCGCGTCGTCGAACTCGACTTCGGCAGAGTCATCCGAGACGACCGGCGAGGGGTGTACGGCGTCGGTCGCTGA
- the prfB gene encoding peptide chain release factor 2, translated as MSADFEAALRDLSGKLSQVEAVMDLDSLRKEVAELEEEAARPNLWDDPEAAQRVTSQLSYRQAELRRVTDMRQRVDDLGVLYELAVAEGDEASRSEAEAELSQLTKDVDALEVRTLLSGEYDERNAVVTIRSEAGGVDAADWAEMLLRMYLRWAERHGYPTEVYDISYAEEAGIRSATFKVSGPYIYGTLSVEQGTHRLVRISPFDNQSRRQTSFAHVEVLPEVAEVDHVDVPEKDIRVDVYRSSGPGGQSVNTTDSAVRITHLPTGIVVSCQNEKSQLQNKAAAMKVLQAKLLQRKKEEERAEMDALRDGGSSWGNQMRSYVLHPYQLVKDLRTDYEVGNPSAVLDGELDGFLDAGIRWRKQQADAA; from the coding sequence GTGAGTGCTGACTTCGAAGCCGCCCTGAGGGACCTCAGCGGGAAGCTGTCCCAGGTCGAGGCCGTCATGGACCTGGATTCGCTGCGCAAGGAGGTCGCGGAGCTGGAGGAGGAGGCCGCGCGGCCGAATCTGTGGGACGACCCTGAGGCCGCGCAGCGGGTCACCAGTCAGCTCTCCTACCGGCAGGCGGAGTTACGCCGCGTAACCGACATGCGGCAGCGCGTCGACGACCTCGGTGTCCTGTACGAGCTCGCGGTCGCGGAGGGCGACGAGGCCAGCCGTTCCGAGGCAGAGGCCGAGCTGTCCCAACTCACCAAGGACGTGGACGCCCTCGAGGTGCGCACTCTGCTTTCCGGCGAGTACGACGAGCGTAACGCCGTGGTCACGATCCGTTCCGAGGCGGGCGGTGTCGACGCGGCCGACTGGGCCGAGATGCTGTTGCGGATGTACCTGCGCTGGGCGGAACGGCACGGGTACCCGACCGAGGTCTACGACATCTCCTATGCGGAGGAAGCGGGTATCCGGTCCGCGACCTTTAAGGTCAGCGGCCCCTACATCTACGGCACCCTCTCCGTCGAGCAGGGAACCCACCGGCTCGTGCGGATCTCCCCGTTCGACAACCAGAGCAGGCGCCAGACGTCGTTCGCGCACGTCGAGGTACTGCCCGAGGTGGCGGAGGTCGACCACGTCGACGTCCCGGAGAAGGACATTCGCGTGGACGTGTACCGCTCCTCCGGCCCTGGTGGCCAGAGCGTCAACACCACCGACTCGGCCGTGCGCATCACACACTTGCCGACGGGCATCGTCGTGTCCTGCCAGAACGAGAAGTCGCAACTGCAGAACAAGGCGGCGGCCATGAAGGTCCTGCAGGCCAAGCTGCTGCAGCGCAAGAAGGAAGAGGAGCGCGCCGAGATGGACGCGCTACGCGACGGCGGTTCGAGCTGGGGCAATCAGATGCGTTCCTACGTGCTGCACCCTTACCAACTGGTCAAGGATCTACGCACCGACTACGAGGTCGGTAACCCTTCGGCCGTGCTCGACGGCGAGCTCGACGGCTTCCTCGACGCAGGCATCCGGTGGCGCAAGCAGCAGGCCGACGCCGCGTGA
- a CDS encoding PadR family transcriptional regulator produces MSDLNATAAALLGLLHDGPATGGELVAAAEERFGTFFSVTRSQVYRELPALHKEGYVRLGKQGPRSSQQYVITAAGKKAFKGWLTSDSGPDHLRSPLILRVVNAGVLTPKQRANLFDAAKETYSAELNDARAAVRAAADPAEKAVAEFGQAHARAALKLVDALSSS; encoded by the coding sequence GTGTCCGATTTGAACGCAACTGCAGCAGCACTGCTTGGTTTGCTACACGACGGTCCCGCTACCGGTGGCGAGCTCGTCGCGGCGGCTGAGGAACGGTTCGGCACGTTCTTCAGCGTCACGAGGAGCCAGGTTTACCGGGAGCTGCCCGCGCTGCACAAGGAAGGCTACGTGCGGCTCGGCAAGCAGGGGCCTCGGTCCAGCCAGCAGTACGTCATCACGGCAGCCGGGAAGAAAGCCTTCAAGGGGTGGCTGACCAGCGACTCCGGACCCGACCACCTGCGCAGCCCGCTCATCCTGCGGGTGGTCAACGCCGGGGTGTTGACACCCAAACAACGGGCCAATCTCTTCGACGCCGCCAAGGAGACCTACAGCGCGGAGCTGAACGACGCCAGGGCCGCGGTCAGGGCCGCAGCCGATCCCGCCGAGAAGGCGGTGGCCGAGTTCGGACAGGCGCATGCAAGGGCGGCGCTGAAGCTGGTGGACGCCCTCTCGTCGAGTTGA
- a CDS encoding UPF0182 family protein yields the protein MATRPPVSLPKLSRRARVLLILAAAIILLLLLGARLLDTYVDWLWFGEVGAREVFSTVLLTRVVLFLVTGILVGGTLALSLWIAYRTRPVFVPVSGADDPLARYRSLVVARTRLFGIGIPVVAGLIAGASGQGDWQIIQLYLNGTSFNRTDPQFGHDIGFYVFQLPFYGWLLGWLFVAIVVAFIGALLAHYLFGGIRLAGRGGQISGPARVQLSVLIGVFVLFKAAEYFLDRYDLLLSGRNEPLFTGATYTDLNAVLPAKLILLSISILCAIAFFVGAFLRNIQLPAIALVLLILSGIIIGVAWPAVLEQFSVRPNANEKEAESISRNMEATRLAYGLDDVQYQDYSGASEASPAEVRNEQGTIPNIRLLDPNVLSPTFTQRVGRENFYGFPDKLDIDRYTVDGERQAYIVAAKEINTNGLRENQQTWINRHLVYTHGNGFVAAPANTIDRALEDANSDGGYPLARTSDTQNPQGAGIKVEEPRVYFGELATDYAIVGGQEGQAPGEYDTATDRSYLYNGRGGVPIDNWLNRLVFAAQYGERNILFSDAISDGSKIMYNRDPRDRVEKIAPWLTVDGDPYPAVIDGRIKWIVDGYTTLNNYPYAQRTSLGTATQDSLTGVARQEDNRINYIRNSVKATVDAFDGTVTLYSMDDNEPVLKAWRNVFPGIVKPSSEVTPELREHFRYPEDIFKVQRELLTKYHVRNPQEFYSTQTFWNVPQDPTQEGGLDPNSDTAKQPAYYLLAQAPGQNDPRFQLTSALTPLARQYLAAWATVSSDPEDYGRITVLRLPTGGGQQLEGPVQVQNAFQSNPKFTQDRTLLGNQSVDIIYGNLLTLPVAGGFLYVEPVYIQQRNAQSYPQLARVLVSFGGRIGVASTLNGALDEVFGEGSGDAATGPAQGGTPEQPEETSPPPTQQQQLPDSGGANPELDQAVADIQTALEKLRAAQRSGDFNAQGEALAELDAAAQRYEQAQNAGGG from the coding sequence GTGGCCACCCGGCCCCCTGTCAGCCTGCCGAAGCTTTCTCGGCGCGCTCGCGTCCTGCTCATCCTCGCGGCCGCCATCATCCTGCTCCTACTACTCGGCGCCAGGCTGCTGGACACCTATGTCGACTGGCTGTGGTTCGGCGAGGTGGGCGCGCGCGAGGTGTTCAGCACCGTGCTGCTCACCCGTGTCGTGTTGTTCTTGGTGACCGGGATCCTCGTCGGCGGCACGCTCGCCCTCAGCTTGTGGATCGCCTACCGCACCAGGCCGGTGTTCGTGCCGGTCTCGGGAGCGGACGACCCGCTGGCCCGCTACCGCTCCCTCGTGGTCGCAAGGACCCGCCTGTTCGGCATCGGGATTCCGGTGGTCGCCGGGCTGATCGCGGGTGCTTCCGGGCAAGGCGACTGGCAGATCATCCAGCTTTACCTGAACGGGACGAGCTTCAACCGCACCGATCCGCAGTTCGGACACGACATCGGCTTCTACGTCTTCCAGCTGCCGTTCTACGGCTGGCTGCTGGGCTGGTTGTTCGTCGCGATCGTGGTGGCGTTCATAGGTGCACTGCTGGCGCACTACCTGTTCGGCGGCATCCGGCTGGCAGGACGTGGCGGTCAGATCTCGGGCCCTGCCAGGGTCCAGCTTTCGGTGCTGATCGGGGTCTTCGTGCTGTTCAAGGCCGCGGAGTACTTCCTGGACCGCTACGACCTGCTGCTTTCGGGGCGAAACGAGCCGCTGTTCACCGGTGCCACGTACACCGACCTGAACGCGGTGCTGCCCGCGAAGCTCATCCTGCTCTCGATCTCCATCCTGTGCGCCATCGCGTTCTTCGTCGGTGCGTTCCTGCGCAACATCCAACTGCCCGCGATCGCGCTCGTGCTGCTGATCCTTTCGGGAATCATCATCGGCGTGGCCTGGCCTGCCGTGCTCGAGCAGTTCTCCGTGCGTCCCAACGCCAACGAGAAGGAAGCCGAGTCGATCAGCCGGAACATGGAGGCCACCCGCCTTGCCTACGGGCTCGATGATGTCCAGTACCAGGACTACAGCGGCGCCTCGGAGGCTTCTCCCGCGGAGGTCAGGAACGAGCAAGGCACGATTCCGAACATCCGGTTGCTCGACCCGAACGTGCTGAGCCCCACCTTCACCCAGCGCGTCGGTCGCGAGAACTTCTACGGCTTCCCCGACAAGCTCGACATCGATCGGTACACGGTGGACGGCGAGCGGCAGGCCTACATCGTCGCGGCGAAGGAGATCAACACCAACGGCCTGCGGGAGAACCAGCAGACGTGGATCAACCGGCATCTGGTCTACACCCACGGCAACGGCTTCGTCGCCGCGCCCGCGAACACGATCGACCGGGCTCTGGAAGACGCCAACAGCGACGGCGGCTACCCGCTGGCGCGTACCAGCGACACGCAGAACCCGCAGGGTGCAGGGATCAAGGTCGAAGAGCCGAGGGTTTACTTCGGTGAGTTGGCGACCGACTACGCGATCGTGGGTGGTCAGGAGGGTCAGGCCCCCGGCGAGTACGACACGGCGACCGACCGCAGCTACCTCTACAACGGCAGGGGCGGTGTGCCGATCGACAACTGGCTCAACAGGCTTGTGTTCGCCGCCCAGTACGGGGAGCGCAACATTCTGTTCTCCGACGCGATCAGCGACGGCTCCAAGATCATGTACAACCGCGATCCGAGGGACCGCGTCGAGAAGATCGCACCGTGGCTCACGGTCGACGGCGACCCTTACCCCGCGGTGATCGACGGCAGGATCAAGTGGATCGTCGACGGCTACACGACGCTGAACAACTACCCCTACGCGCAGCGCACTTCACTGGGTACGGCGACGCAGGACTCGCTCACCGGGGTGGCCCGGCAGGAGGACAACCGGATCAACTACATCCGCAACTCCGTCAAGGCCACGGTCGACGCGTTCGACGGCACGGTGACGTTGTACTCGATGGACGACAACGAGCCCGTGCTGAAGGCGTGGAGGAACGTGTTCCCCGGCATCGTGAAGCCGAGTTCGGAGGTCACTCCCGAGCTGCGTGAGCACTTCCGGTATCCGGAGGACATCTTCAAGGTGCAGCGGGAGCTGCTCACCAAGTACCACGTGCGCAACCCCCAGGAGTTCTACTCCACGCAGACGTTCTGGAACGTCCCGCAGGACCCGACGCAGGAAGGCGGACTCGACCCCAACTCCGACACGGCGAAGCAACCCGCCTACTACCTGCTTGCGCAGGCGCCGGGACAGAACGACCCGAGGTTCCAGCTCACCAGCGCGCTGACACCACTGGCGCGGCAGTATCTGGCCGCGTGGGCCACGGTGTCGTCCGATCCGGAGGACTACGGCAGGATCACGGTGCTGCGGCTGCCGACAGGAGGCGGCCAGCAGCTCGAGGGCCCTGTGCAGGTGCAGAACGCCTTCCAGAGCAACCCGAAGTTCACGCAGGACAGGACCCTGCTGGGTAACCAGAGCGTGGACATCATCTACGGCAACCTGCTGACACTGCCGGTCGCCGGTGGGTTCCTCTACGTGGAGCCGGTCTACATCCAGCAGCGCAACGCGCAGAGCTATCCCCAGCTGGCGCGGGTGCTCGTGTCGTTCGGCGGGCGCATCGGTGTGGCATCGACCTTGAACGGTGCGCTGGACGAGGTGTTCGGTGAGGGCAGCGGCGACGCGGCGACCGGGCCCGCCCAGGGCGGCACTCCGGAGCAGCCGGAGGAGACGTCACCGCCACCCACCCAGCAGCAACAACTGCCCGACAGTGGAGGCGCCAACCCCGAGCTCGACCAGGCTGTGGCCGACATTCAGACGGCGCTGGAGAAGCTCAGGGCGGCCCAGCGGTCCGGTGACTTCAACGCGCAGGGTGAGGCGCTGGCCGAGTTGGACGCGGCCGCGCAACGCTACGAGCAGGCCCAGAATGCCGGCGGCGGCTGA
- a CDS encoding PPA1309 family protein yields MTESEHQAGSASVAALAREVEEFVASGGWDQQPQLFALVSTADLLRQQPELAGQLDQNSALTPVAQDSLPEGDLAEALARIAWPEAVSGCALAQEIIVLPPAAEAELPEVDEGSDAGDLARLRQAAADHPSRTEARLVAAVLRDGTAACVMRLRGIHDPGEVSDPDQQPGNVDEIIEHPELAPNLVDALRATLQP; encoded by the coding sequence ATGACGGAGAGCGAGCACCAGGCAGGTTCCGCGAGCGTAGCGGCGCTGGCCCGCGAGGTCGAGGAATTCGTCGCGTCCGGCGGGTGGGACCAGCAACCGCAGCTGTTCGCCCTGGTTTCCACCGCTGACCTGCTGCGTCAGCAGCCGGAACTGGCCGGGCAACTCGATCAGAACAGCGCGCTGACGCCGGTGGCACAGGACTCGCTACCCGAAGGTGACCTCGCCGAGGCGCTGGCACGCATCGCCTGGCCAGAAGCGGTGAGCGGCTGTGCCCTCGCACAGGAGATCATCGTGCTGCCTCCCGCTGCCGAGGCGGAGTTGCCGGAAGTCGACGAGGGTTCGGACGCAGGTGACCTGGCCCGGCTGCGCCAGGCCGCCGCCGACCACCCGAGCCGCACCGAGGCCCGGCTCGTCGCGGCCGTGCTACGCGACGGCACCGCCGCGTGCGTGATGCGCCTTCGTGGAATCCACGACCCAGGCGAGGTCAGCGATCCCGACCAGCAGCCTGGCAACGTCGACGAGATCATCGAGCATCCCGAGTTGGCCCCCAACCTCGTTGACGCACTGCGAGCCACCCTCCAGCCCTGA
- a CDS encoding YlbL family protein has translation MSESRGKQPAPAATQVSPPPGAAGEPTGDGGSGRSRLRLSRRGWTLAFSAVLVVVFAMLGAFVRVPYVALGPGPTYDTLGAVNGEQVVSVEGQRTYPTGGELRMTTVSLNDDVTLFGALGLWVSGRFAIAPREEYFQPGESDEEVRRQNIQQFRDSQSNAEVAALRRLGYPVKVVVKEVVSGSPADDVLSPGDEVVAVDGRRIANEDDVIAALKGTRPGQTISLTFRHDGQPARTESVRLARHPEGTQGFVGFQPIDRADVPFDVDIALEDVGGPSAGLMFALAIVDRMTPGKLVGGEHVAGTGEISEKGQVGAIGGISFKLVAAKEAGATAFLVPEGNCAEASAQAPDGLRLIKVSDLDGAVRALENLDAGRPVPSC, from the coding sequence GTGAGTGAGTCCCGTGGCAAGCAACCAGCACCAGCAGCCACGCAGGTGAGCCCACCGCCCGGTGCGGCAGGCGAACCAACCGGCGACGGTGGGTCCGGCCGTTCGCGGTTGCGGCTCAGCAGACGTGGTTGGACCCTCGCGTTCAGCGCGGTGTTGGTGGTGGTGTTCGCGATGCTGGGCGCGTTCGTTCGCGTTCCCTACGTCGCGCTCGGCCCGGGACCCACCTACGACACGCTCGGTGCGGTCAACGGGGAACAGGTGGTGTCGGTCGAGGGCCAGCGCACCTACCCGACCGGCGGCGAGTTGCGGATGACCACGGTGTCGCTCAACGACGACGTGACATTGTTCGGGGCGTTGGGGCTGTGGGTGAGCGGGAGGTTCGCGATCGCTCCCCGCGAGGAGTACTTCCAGCCCGGCGAGTCCGACGAGGAGGTCAGACGGCAGAACATCCAGCAGTTCCGCGACTCGCAGAGCAACGCGGAGGTGGCGGCTCTGCGCAGGCTGGGTTACCCGGTGAAGGTCGTGGTGAAGGAGGTCGTGTCGGGTAGCCCCGCCGACGACGTGCTTTCTCCCGGTGACGAGGTCGTCGCTGTCGACGGTCGCCGTATCGCCAACGAGGACGACGTGATAGCCGCGTTGAAGGGCACGCGGCCCGGGCAGACCATCTCACTCACGTTCCGGCACGACGGGCAGCCCGCACGCACCGAGTCCGTGAGGCTGGCGAGGCATCCGGAAGGCACCCAGGGATTCGTCGGTTTCCAGCCGATCGACAGAGCGGACGTGCCGTTCGACGTGGACATCGCCCTTGAGGACGTCGGGGGGCCGTCCGCAGGGTTGATGTTCGCCCTGGCGATCGTCGATCGGATGACTCCCGGAAAGCTCGTGGGGGGAGAACACGTCGCGGGCACGGGGGAGATCAGCGAGAAGGGCCAGGTCGGCGCCATCGGCGGGATCTCCTTCAAGCTGGTCGCCGCGAAGGAGGCCGGAGCCACCGCGTTCCTCGTGCCGGAGGGAAACTGTGCGGAGGCCTCAGCACAGGCCCCCGACGGCCTTCGACTGATCAAGGTGTCGGACCTGGACGGAGCCGTACGGGCGCTCGAGAACCTGGACGCGGGCAGGCCGGTCCCGTCCTGCTGA
- a CDS encoding zinc-dependent metalloprotease, protein MSNLPFGFGLPDPDKRRENDPGGSGDQPGSGADAFQQLGQMLSQLGQMLSQAGSSTGPVNYDLAKQIALQRLGGESKMGFVGDRSGEDAVRDAAHLAELWLDEATILPAGATTTVAWSSRDWVDKTLPTWQRLCDPVAKQVSSAWMQALPEEAKQAAGPLLSMVGQMGGMAFGSQLGNALAELASEVLTSTDVGLPLGPPATSALLPSNIEKFTEGLERPSSEVLVFLSAREAAHQRLFAHVPWLRQRLLATVEEFAHGITVDTSALEQLAGQVDPSNPASIEQMMSSGLLEPKTTPEQQAALGRLETLLALVEGWVDVVVAEAVGERLPGADALRETLRRRRATGGPAEQTFATLVGLELRPRRMRAASALWKLVGDQHGMDARDKVWSHPDLLPTSEDLDDPMDFAERVGRAGEAGELDPMAELERTQQAEDQQAKDRQAKEARSDKSEGDEPGEDTGKDR, encoded by the coding sequence ATGAGCAACCTACCGTTCGGCTTCGGACTTCCCGACCCCGACAAGCGTCGTGAGAACGATCCAGGCGGCTCGGGCGACCAGCCTGGTTCGGGCGCCGACGCGTTCCAGCAACTGGGGCAGATGCTCAGTCAACTGGGGCAGATGCTCAGCCAGGCAGGCAGCTCCACCGGCCCGGTGAACTACGACCTTGCCAAACAGATCGCGCTGCAACGCCTCGGCGGCGAGTCGAAGATGGGGTTCGTCGGCGACAGGTCGGGCGAGGACGCCGTACGTGACGCGGCACACCTCGCCGAGCTGTGGCTGGACGAAGCCACGATCCTGCCTGCGGGCGCCACCACCACGGTGGCCTGGAGCTCGAGGGACTGGGTGGACAAGACGCTGCCGACCTGGCAGCGGCTATGCGACCCGGTAGCCAAGCAGGTCTCCAGCGCGTGGATGCAGGCGCTGCCGGAGGAAGCCAAGCAAGCCGCCGGGCCGCTGCTGTCGATGGTCGGCCAGATGGGTGGGATGGCGTTCGGCTCGCAGCTGGGCAACGCGCTCGCCGAGCTGGCGTCGGAGGTGCTGACATCGACCGATGTCGGCCTACCGCTCGGGCCGCCTGCCACCTCCGCGCTGCTGCCTTCCAACATCGAGAAGTTCACCGAGGGCCTCGAACGGCCCAGCAGCGAGGTCCTGGTCTTCCTTTCGGCACGTGAGGCCGCGCATCAGCGACTGTTCGCTCACGTACCGTGGCTGCGCCAACGCCTGCTGGCCACGGTGGAGGAATTCGCGCACGGCATCACCGTGGACACCTCAGCGCTCGAACAGCTCGCGGGGCAGGTGGACCCGAGCAACCCCGCAAGCATCGAGCAGATGATGTCGTCGGGGTTGCTCGAGCCGAAGACGACCCCGGAGCAACAGGCCGCGCTGGGCAGGCTTGAGACGTTGCTGGCGCTGGTTGAGGGCTGGGTCGACGTGGTGGTCGCCGAGGCCGTGGGTGAGCGCCTTCCTGGCGCCGACGCGCTGCGGGAAACGCTGCGCAGGCGACGGGCGACCGGCGGTCCCGCCGAGCAGACCTTCGCCACGCTGGTGGGTCTGGAACTGCGGCCTCGCCGCATGCGCGCGGCGTCGGCGTTGTGGAAGCTCGTCGGAGACCAGCACGGCATGGACGCCAGGGACAAGGTCTGGTCACATCCCGACCTGCTTCCCACCTCCGAGGACCTGGACGACCCGATGGACTTCGCCGAGCGGGTCGGCCGCGCCGGTGAGGCAGGCGAGCTCGATCCGATGGCCGAACTCGAACGCACCCAGCAAGCCGAGGACCAACAAGCCAAGGACCGGCAAGCCAAGGAGGCCAGGTCCGACAAATCGGAGGGCGACGAACCCGGCGAGGACACCGGCAAGGACCGGTGA
- a CDS encoding M48 metallopeptidase family protein: MRNRDKTKRKSSVPEQKVEVRRSARRRRTVTAYRDGDTLVVLIPATMSQAEEAHWVAEMQRKLQRTESRRASPARASDEALLMRCAQLSRRYLDGTAQPASVRWVPPMRTRWASCTPADRTIRVSERLRDVPSWVLDYVLVHELAHLRVAEHNAKFWALVRRYPKTERAIGYLEGLSAAEGLGISNLDED; encoded by the coding sequence CTGAGGAATCGGGACAAGACCAAGCGGAAGTCTTCCGTCCCCGAACAGAAGGTCGAAGTTCGGCGAAGCGCACGTCGCCGCCGTACTGTCACCGCGTACCGAGACGGCGACACGCTTGTGGTGCTCATCCCCGCCACAATGAGCCAGGCGGAGGAAGCACACTGGGTCGCCGAGATGCAGCGCAAGCTGCAGCGCACCGAGAGCAGACGCGCTTCGCCTGCTCGGGCGTCGGATGAGGCGCTGCTGATGCGATGCGCCCAGCTGTCCAGGCGCTACCTCGACGGCACGGCACAGCCCGCGAGCGTGCGGTGGGTGCCCCCGATGCGGACACGCTGGGCTTCGTGCACCCCGGCGGACCGCACCATCCGCGTGAGCGAGCGGCTGCGAGATGTGCCGTCGTGGGTGCTCGACTACGTGCTCGTACATGAACTCGCCCACCTGCGGGTCGCGGAGCACAACGCCAAGTTCTGGGCGCTGGTGCGGCGCTACCCGAAGACCGAACGGGCGATCGGCTACCTGGAGGGGCTGTCCGCGGCCGAGGGCCTTGGCATCTCGAACCTCGACGAGGACTAG